The region GCCTCGGCGTGCGCATGTGCGGCGTCTGGGGTGGCTGGTCGGAGAAGCCTCCCTACACGCCGGAAGCACCCGGCTTGGACCTCGTGAAGGAACTCGGCATGGGATGGGTCACCGGAACACCCGCCGCGACGATCGAGCGTGGCTCGACCGACTACGATGAGAAGGCCCTGCGCGAAGGAATGCGGAACTTCCTCACCACCTTCGGCAAACATCGTCCGCTCGTCGTCAACCTCGGCAACGAACCCCATGGCACCGGCGAACGCGTGATCAAAAATGCCGAAGCCTATCGCGTGCTTTATGATGAAGTGAAGAAGTTCGACCCCTCCATCAAGGTCGTCGCCACTTCCGTCGAACCCAATGAGGAATACTTCAAGGCTGGCTACGGCAAGTCCTGCGATGCCTTCGACTTTCACATCTACGAAAGCGCCGAGAACGTCCGCCGGACGATCGGCCAGTATCGTGAACTACAGAAGAAATACGGCGTCGAAAAACCGATCTGGTCCACCGAACTCGGCCTCAATAGCCAGGGCATGACCCGGCTCGTCGTCGCTTCCGAACTACCGAAGAAATTCGCGACTTTCTTCGCCGCTGGTGGCGCGAACGTCTCGTGGTTCGGCCTGCTGTATCCCGATGGCGATGGCTCGAGCCACGGCTCATCGGGCGACTCGCACAATGTCTTCGACTGCCGCTTCAACCGCTATAATCCGCGGCTCGATGCGATCGCCTACTACCATGCCGTCAACTCGATCGCGGTGAAGCATTTCGTCGAGGAGAAGCTCTATCCCGACGGCACACGTGCGATGCTATTTCGCGATGCGGAAAAGCAAAGTCTGCTGGTGACTTGGAACGACACCAAGTCCCGGCAAGTGGAATGGCAGTTGGCGGGCACGCGTGAGCTGAAGCACATCGCCATCGACGGCCGCACCACGCAACTAAAGTCGGCGAATGGCAGCTACCGCCTCACGGTTAGCTCGGAACCAGTGATGCTGACGTTTGGCGGCGACGCCAAGCTACCGGCGCAGTTGCCGGATTCACCGGTGCAATTGTCCGCCTCGGCTGGAGAGGTGAAATGCTCCACGGCCAAAGGCTGGCAGGGCCCGAAGGAGCTGATCGCTCCCCCTCGATGGACCGCCAAGGCGGACGGCGCCGCGGCTTGGAAAACAACTACGCCGACCGCGACGACCGCTCGCGAAGCAGAGTGGACCCTGGGCCCCGCGGATAGCGGCACCTGGCTCACCGTTCGCGCACCTCTCCAGTAGCCAGCCTTGCCATCCGCGCCCCTAACGGCTTTGATGGTTCATGCACGACCTCCACATCCACCTCGGCGGGGCCGTCCCTTCTTCGGTCTTGTGGGAAATCCTCTGTGACAACGGCCTGCGGACCGGCTTCGACAATTTCACCGCCTTCCACGACTCGCTCACCGCGCGACCGGACGAGGTGGCCTCGCTCGATGACTTCCTCGGCCGCTACTTCCAGGTCACCGAGGAAATCCAATCGTCGCCCTCCGCCGCCAGTGTCTCGGCCTATCAGGTCGTCGCCAAGGCCTACCGCCGCGCACAGGTCCGCGCGCTGGAGCTTCGCTTCAATCCCTTCAAGCGCGTCCGCCACGGCCTGCACACGATGGACGCCATCATCCTCGCGGTGATGCAGGGCCTCGAACGCGCATCGCTCCACTACGGCGTAGCCACCGGCATCATCCTGTCACTCGGCCGCGACCTCCCGCTGGAGGCAAACTGGCAAATCATCGATGCCGCTATCAAGTGGCGCAGCCGCGGTGCGCTCAATGGCGCGAACGGAGTCGTCGGCATCGACATGGCCGGCCCCGAATCGCGTTCACTCGAACTCAGCAAGCCATGGCTCAGCGAGGTGACCACCATGATGGACAAGGCCCGCGACGCCGGCCTGAAGATCACCTACCACGTCGGCGAAAGCGAAGGCACCGGCGCGGAAGGCATGCTGCGGGTGATCGATGCCATTCACCCCGACCGCATCGGCCACGGCATCGAACTCCGACGCGCCGAAGGCCGTCTCCGCGAAAGCCTGATCGCCCGCCTGCAAGACGAAGGCATCTGTCTGGAACTCTGCCCCACCGTCAATCGCGTCACCCGCGTGGTCCCGGATTTCCAATGGCTCGGCGGCTTCGTGCGCTTGCTCGCCGCCAACGATGTCCCCTTCTGCATCAATACCGACAACCCTTACCTCGTTCACACGAACCTGAAGAAGGAGCATGAGATCGTCGGCACCGAACTCGGCGACGATGCCGAATCCCTCCTCAAGCTCGCAGGCCAACACGCCGTGCAGCATCGCTTCCTGACCGCCTGAACCTTCAGGCAGGCGTCATGCAGTTGACCATCCACTGCACGCCGAAGCGGTCGGTGAGCGATCCGAAGTAGGCACCCCAGAACATATCCTGCAGCGGCATCTCGATCTGGCCACCATCGGCCAAGGCATTGAAGAGCCTCTCGGCTTCCTCCCGCGTGTCGGGCTCCAGGTTGAGGTAAACGTTGGTCCCCTGTTTGTGGCCAGCCCTCATTGCCTCCGGTGTATCTGTGCCCATCAGAACGTGACCGCCCAGAATCGGCAACGCCACATGCATAATCAAGTTCTTCTCCGACTCCGCCATCGGCTGCTCTGGATTCGGCGGAGCTTCGCCGAAGCGATGGATCGGCCCGATGTAGTCGGACTGAAAGACCGTCTTATAGAAAGCGAACGCCTCTTCCGTGCAGGCGGGAAAATTCAGGTAGGTGCTGGTCCGAGCCATGGTTCTCAGTTGGATTCAATCCAAGCGATCACCCTGTCCGCCAATTTGTCAAAGGCGATGACGGACTGCGCGAGGTGCTCCTCCTTCGTGTCCTCGATCTTGTTATGGCTGATGCCGTGTAGGCTCTGGGTGAACATCATCACCGTCGGGATCCCGGCAGCGGCCACTTCGGCGGCATCGTGAAGTGGACCGGAAGGAAGACGATGCGAGACACCACAGGTTTCACGGACCGCCTCGTCGCAGAAGTCGATCAGTTCATCGTTGAATGGCCGGGGCGCGATCTGCCAGATGCGCTCCCAGGTCACGGAGACGTTGCCCTGCTTCGCGAATTGCTCGCTGGCTTGCTTCGCTTCTAACAGCATCGTCGCCAGCTTCGCCGGATCGAGATGGCGCTGGTCGAGGGTGATGCGGCATTCTTCGACCACGCTGGTGACGATCCCCGGCTTGGTGATGCAGGAGCCGATGGTGCACACGCCTTCCCCACTTCGCTCGGCGATCTTGTAAATCTCCTGGCTCATCTTCGCCGCAGCGAGGAAGGCATCACGGCGGCGGTTCATCGGCGTGCTGCCGGAATGCGCGGCTTGGCCGTAGAAGGTGATCGCGTGGCGCTCCACGCCGAAGGTTCCGAGCACCGCGCCGAGTGGAAGATCCAGATCCAGCAAGACCGGACCCTGCTCGATGTGCAGCTCGATGTAGGCGGCGGCGTTCGCGAGTTCCTTGCCACTGGCTTTGACGTTCTCGAAGTCGATGCCACAGGCAGCGAGTGCATCGGGCAAGGCAATGCCATCCTTGTCCCGCAGGCCGCGGGCCTCGTTCATGTCGAGATTGCCCGAGCAAGCAGACGAGCCAAACAAGCTCTTGCCAAAGCGCGCGCCTTCCTCGTCCGCCCAATCGACCACGCACACCGTCACCGGCGGCTTGCCATCGTATTGAGCGTGGAGCCGGCGCAGGATTTCCGTCCCGGCAAGCACGTTGAGACAGCCATCGAGCCAGCCGCCATTCGGCACCGAGTCGATGTGGCCGCCGATGATCAGGGTCTTCTCCGATGCTCCACGGAGGGTCGTCCAGAGATTGCCCGCTTCGTCGGTGTGAATCTCTACCGGAAGGCCGTCGTAGAGAGTCTTATACCAAGTGCGGGCCTTGATCCATGTGTCAGTGAAAGCCACCCGCTGTGCACCGTTCTCATCGCCGGTGAGTTCGCGCAGTTGCTTCAGTTCGGCGATGGTTCGCTGGGGATCAAGGGCCATGACTTCATTCAAACAAGCGGATCTCGCGCCAAGGCGGAAGCAGCATCAATCAAAGTGCAGGTTCTTCTTCTTCGGCTGATAGGCCACCTTGTCCTTGGTCAGGCCGGCCTTGAGAATCTCCTCCGCGCGGCGGATCTGGGTGTCCACGCCCTTGAGCAAATCCTTCGGATCGTACGGCGTGACTTCGTTCGGCGGCACACCGATGCCTTCGATGCCCTTGCCACCATTGAAGCGGCCCTTGTTGCTGGCGACCGCGTAGTAAACCTTGAACATGCCGCTCGGCACCTCAAGCCGGTCCTTCGAGGCCGACATCCCCGCCGTAGGCGTGTCGCCGATCATCCACGCGCGGCCGTCCTCCTTGAACTGTCCCGCGATCGTTTCCCCCGCCGAACGCACTCCCGCATCGACGATGACGACCATCGGACCTGCGTAGGGCGAAGGCCCCGCGCTCTTGTATTGGCGCCAGGCATAGCCCTTCGGCAGGAAGCGTCCGAAGACCGCATCATGGTCGCAACCACCACCGCCGTTCGCACGGCAATCGAGGATCAGTCCGGGCACATCGCCGAGATCCTGTAGCATCTGATCGAGCTGCTCGGGAAGTTCACCGGGCACATCGCGCAGGTGAATGTAGCCCATGCCACCTGTGGTCTTGCCATAGCTTTGCCGGCCCACGGTTTTGAGATCCTTCGGCGGAAAGACCGGGCCGATGGGCACGAAGTTCGGACCACCTTGCCTCACCAGCTTCACCTCACTCTTCTTCGCTCCTTCCGCGAGCTTGAAGGTGATCGGCGTGCCCTCCCAATCCGCCAGGCCAGCGTGGCAGGCAGAATACATGGCCATTTGTGCGGTGGAAAATCCGCTCTCGTCGCTGAGCTTCGCCTTCGCCGCTTCCAAGAACTTAAGCGCTGGCTTGCCATCGATCTCCAGCACCTCCATGCCCGCCTTCGCGCCCTGATCCGCTGCGGGACCGAAGGCGGTCCGAACATACGCCTTGTCCCCCACCATCACGAGATGGACCCGCGGCCCGGTGAAGCGGCGGCCTTGCGACTCGTCGGGATACTTCACCTTCAGGTCGACCAGCCCGGCATGGCCATCCTTCAGGCGCGCGACGAGCCGGTTGCAGAGCTTCACGTGCTCTTCATCACTGTGAACGTCCTTCACGGCCTTCGTGAATTCCTCGCTCACCGACTTCCAGTCGACGCCCTTCGTTTCAAAGAAATGGCCCGCCTTCTTCGGCAGCTCCTGCAGCATGAACTCCACGTCTTTCGCATAGACGTCCGACTTCTCATCCGCCGCAGCAGAAAGCCCGGATGTGGCAAGCACGGCTATCCCCGCGCCCATGAGTCGACGGAATCCAAGAATCATTTCCACACGCTGACCGGAGGCGCGTGGGTTGGCGAGCACGTTCAGCGCTGTACGATCACCGGCGTGCCGACCCGAACCGCGTCGTAGAAACGCTTCGCTTGGCGCTTCGGCAGGCGGATACAGCCGCTCGATGCTGGATAGCCGGGCAAGCGTCCGGCATGCAACCCGTAGGCACCGCTGAAGCGCAGGAAGTAAGGCATCGGCACTCCCTCGAACTTCGAGCCCGGTGGCCGGCCGCCTTTACGGACATCGATGTTTTCCTTCACCACCTTCCCATCGCGCACGTAGTTGCCATAGAACGACGAGCGATGGTCGGCATCCTTCTCGATCACCGAGAAGCTGCCCACCGGCGAACGCTTGCCCTCGCGCCCCGATGAAATCGGCGACACGGCGACCAGCTTGCCTTGATGATAGAGACGGACCTTCTGTTCACCGAGGTTCACCACGATGCGGCGTTGGCTGGTGCTTCCGTTGTCGGCGAGAGCGCCGAGTTCAGGAATGGACGTGCATTGGGTAAGGATGAGTGGGACGGCAAAAACCATCCAGCGGGCGAGACGAAATAGGGTGTTCATGGCTGGCGACGCGCACGTCGTGGCAAGCGGACGGCACTCCGTCAATCGCAGGCCGGATTTCGTGCAAGCTGCATCCAACCGTTGGGCAATTGGCGCATTTCAAATGACCCCGAACGGTTCACAACCCGGGCAACAACGATGACCAAACCCGCTGATCATCAGCGATCGGAAGCAGACTCGCCCTCCATCGAAAATCAGAGGCACCGGCTTTGCTCTTCTAAGGATGACAACCCCATAAAACGATGAAATCGATCGCAACTCTCATTACCGCCGGTGCCTTGGCAGTTGCCAGCACCTCGTGCATGACCACTTACGACGCCGCGGGCCGCCCCGTTCAATCGGTTGACCCGGGTGCCGCCGCCGCAGGCGCAGTCGCCGCAGGCGCCCTTGGCTACGCCATCGGCCAGCACAATGATAATGACCACTACTACTATGGTCGTGGTTATGGTTACCGAGGCGGCTACTACCGCCACCGCGGCGGATATTATCATCACTAAGGACGGCGTTGGCGTCACCCCATGCTAAGGATGCCGCCAGACACTTCATGAAGCGGGAGCCGCGGTGCTTTTCTAACACCGCGGCCATCCCGTTTTTTTTGGCCCCGAAAAGTTCTTCCCCTCTTTCGTGCGGACACGTGAAAGTTCGCTCATGTTCATCTTCTGGGGCACTCGAAAGACCGAAAGAAAAGAAGGCTACGTCGCCGAGTTCTGCCCCATCTGCCGGGAGATCACGCCCTTTGAACTGCTCCGCATCGGGGTATCCGATCACCTGTACGGGGTTTCGCTCGGAAAGGGCAAGACCCTCGGCCACGCAGCCATCTGCCAAGCATGCCAAACCCAAATCGGCGCGGACGCGATGGAATACCGGGCCTTCGCGCGGCGGGCGGACCAACACATCCATGTCTTGATCAACGAGACGTTTCCCAACATCCGGGAGGCGCGCGCGCCGCGACTGGCTCTCGAGGATCAGCTGAAATCGGGGACGATGGATGAGGCCGACCGGCACGCCATGATGCTGGAGTCTTTCCAGATCCTCTCTGCCTCCACCGAGGCGACTTTCGCCGGTCAAATCCAGGTTCAGGGCCGGGGTGCATGGGGTTGCCTTGGCACGTTTGCGTTGGCCTTCGTGGCAGGCATTGTCGGAGCCGCGATCTGGGTTTACCGGAGCAACGCGAGTATACCACCAACGTCATCACTGGCATCCTGGTGCTGGGCGGACTCTACTCCTTCGTCCAACTGCTGCTGGAGCCACGACGCATCTTCAACCGGAAGATCCTGCCCCGCTTGGCGAAGGCCTTGAGACCGTTCCATCCCACCAAGGAGGAACTCGCCAGCTATCTCGAACGGTTCAAGCGCGCCAGCTTCAAGATTGGCAAGAAGGTGAAGCCCGAGGTCCTGTGGGACGCCATCCAGAATGTCGACCGGGAGTCGAGCGGGGCGTTTCAGGCGCCTTGAGGCCGGCTCTCTACCCGTGCTGGCTATTGCTGCCCAGTTTGTTAAAACAGGGCGAATCAACCCAAAGCATGCAGGCCAAGCACCTCCTCCTCGTCGCTTCCGCCACCCTTTGCTGCGCGCCTTTACGGGCCGCGGATCCGGTGAATCCCATCCTCTTCGTCACCCAGGTGCCGATGCCGGAGGAGGTGAACACCCGATCGGTGAACATGAGCTACATGTCCTGCGTGTCGCCCTTCGGCAATCACCTCGGCGGCACCGCCTTCGCAGGGCGCGGCGGCTCGCTGTGGGTGCGCTTCGGACCGAATGCCACCCCTGCGCTCAATCACCAGCTCGTCGACCTGCTGGCCGTCGCGGATTGGTCGGCGATTCCCGGCGGGAAGCCGTCGGCGAATACGATCGCGGTGCGCAATCCCCACGTCCATTGGAATGCCGGCCGCGCCGTCTTCAGCATGGTCACCGGCGCTCCCGCGAGCAGCGCGGACACCACCGAGTTCTTCTGGCAGCTCTACGAGATCACCCTGCCGACCCAGGCGCAGCTCAGTGCCAGCGTGAAGCCGGTGATCACCAAGGTGGCGAACCAGCCACCCTACAACAACATCATGCCGTGCTACACGCCGGATGATCAGATCGTCTTCTCCAGCGACCGCCCCTACAATGGCCAGTCCCACCTCCGCCAGCGCGAGGAATACCTCGGCCTGCCAACCGTGAGCGGCCTGTGGAAACTCAATCCCACCACCGCGGCCCTACAGCTTCTCCATCACTCGCCGAGCGGCGCCTTTTCCGCTAGCGTCGACAGCTTCGGCCGGCTGGTCTTCATCAACTGGGACCACCTCTCGCGCGACATCGAGGGGATGACTGACGAGCGCGACAGCGACGCCTCCT is a window of Luteolibacter sp. Y139 DNA encoding:
- a CDS encoding adenosine deaminase family protein, which encodes MHDLHIHLGGAVPSSVLWEILCDNGLRTGFDNFTAFHDSLTARPDEVASLDDFLGRYFQVTEEIQSSPSAASVSAYQVVAKAYRRAQVRALELRFNPFKRVRHGLHTMDAIILAVMQGLERASLHYGVATGIILSLGRDLPLEANWQIIDAAIKWRSRGALNGANGVVGIDMAGPESRSLELSKPWLSEVTTMMDKARDAGLKITYHVGESEGTGAEGMLRVIDAIHPDRIGHGIELRRAEGRLRESLIARLQDEGICLELCPTVNRVTRVVPDFQWLGGFVRLLAANDVPFCINTDNPYLVHTNLKKEHEIVGTELGDDAESLLKLAGQHAVQHRFLTA
- a CDS encoding VOC family protein, with amino-acid sequence MARTSTYLNFPACTEEAFAFYKTVFQSDYIGPIHRFGEAPPNPEQPMAESEKNLIMHVALPILGGHVLMGTDTPEAMRAGHKQGTNVYLNLEPDTREEAERLFNALADGGQIEMPLQDMFWGAYFGSLTDRFGVQWMVNCMTPA
- a CDS encoding Zn-dependent hydrolase, translating into MALDPQRTIAELKQLRELTGDENGAQRVAFTDTWIKARTWYKTLYDGLPVEIHTDEAGNLWTTLRGASEKTLIIGGHIDSVPNGGWLDGCLNVLAGTEILRRLHAQYDGKPPVTVCVVDWADEEGARFGKSLFGSSACSGNLDMNEARGLRDKDGIALPDALAACGIDFENVKASGKELANAAAYIELHIEQGPVLLDLDLPLGAVLGTFGVERHAITFYGQAAHSGSTPMNRRRDAFLAAAKMSQEIYKIAERSGEGVCTIGSCITKPGIVTSVVEECRITLDQRHLDPAKLATMLLEAKQASEQFAKQGNVSVTWERIWQIAPRPFNDELIDFCDEAVRETCGVSHRLPSGPLHDAAEVAAAGIPTVMMFTQSLHGISHNKIEDTKEEHLAQSVIAFDKLADRVIAWIESN
- a CDS encoding S41 family peptidase, with the translated sequence MLATSGLSAAADEKSDVYAKDVEFMLQELPKKAGHFFETKGVDWKSVSEEFTKAVKDVHSDEEHVKLCNRLVARLKDGHAGLVDLKVKYPDESQGRRFTGPRVHLVMVGDKAYVRTAFGPAADQGAKAGMEVLEIDGKPALKFLEAAKAKLSDESGFSTAQMAMYSACHAGLADWEGTPITFKLAEGAKKSEVKLVRQGGPNFVPIGPVFPPKDLKTVGRQSYGKTTGGMGYIHLRDVPGELPEQLDQMLQDLGDVPGLILDCRANGGGGCDHDAVFGRFLPKGYAWRQYKSAGPSPYAGPMVVIVDAGVRSAGETIAGQFKEDGRAWMIGDTPTAGMSASKDRLEVPSGMFKVYYAVASNKGRFNGGKGIEGIGVPPNEVTPYDPKDLLKGVDTQIRRAEEILKAGLTKDKVAYQPKKKNLHFD
- a CDS encoding L,D-transpeptidase family protein, whose amino-acid sequence is MNTLFRLARWMVFAVPLILTQCTSIPELGALADNGSTSQRRIVVNLGEQKVRLYHQGKLVAVSPISSGREGKRSPVGSFSVIEKDADHRSSFYGNYVRDGKVVKENIDVRKGGRPPGSKFEGVPMPYFLRFSGAYGLHAGRLPGYPASSGCIRLPKRQAKRFYDAVRVGTPVIVQR